The Akkermansia sp. RCC_12PD genome contains the following window.
TGGGCAGGGCTTCCCGGTAGCAGGTGCCCGCGTCCGGATTGGTGGAGCGGTACTGCACGATGGTGACGCCGCCGTCCACGGCCTTCCGGACGGTTTCCAGCAGGCCGTGGCGGCATTTGGCCGCTTCGTCAGTGACCAGGTAGAGGTGGAGGTTGAATGATTTCATTGAAGGTATGACGGCAGCCGGGTTAATCTGCAAAGAGGGGGGTGGACAGGTAGCGGTCGCCCGTGTCCGGCAGAAGAACGACGATGGTCTTGCCTGCGTTTTCCGGCCTTTTTGCCAGCTGCGTGGCCGCCCACAGGGCCGCCCCGGAGGAAATGCCAGCCAGCACGCCTTCCGTGCGGGCCAGTTCCTTGCCCGTGGCGAATGCGTCTTCATTGGTGACGGTGATTACTTCGTCGTAAATGGAGGTGTCCAGGGTTTCCGGCACGAATCCCGCGCCAATCCCCTGAATTTTGTGCGGTCCGGCCGTACCCTCGGTGAGTACGGGAGAGGCCGACGGCTCCACGGCCACGACCTTGATTCCGGGATTGCGGGATTTGAGGTACCTGCCCACGCCTGTAACGGTTCCCCCGGTTCCCACGCCCGCCACAAAGATGTCCACCCTGCCGTCCGTATCGTCCCATATTTCCGGTCCGGTGGTGCGGAAGTGGGCTTCCGGATTGGCTTGGTTCACGAACTGGCCGGGAATAAAGCTGTTCGGCAATTCGGCGGCGAGTTCCTCCGCCTTCGCAATGGCTCCCTGCATGCCCTTTGTCCCGTCCGTCAGCACCAGTTCCGCGCCGTAGGCTTTCAGCAGGTTGCGGCGCTCCACGCTCATGGTTTCCGGCATCGTCAGGATGATCCGGTACCCGCGGGAGGTAGCCACGGCCGCCAGGCCGATGCCCGTGTTGCCGCTGGTGGGTTCAATGATGACGGAGTCCGGCTTCAGCTGCCCGGAGGCTTCAGCCGCGTCAATCATCGCCAGGGCAATGCGGTCTTTCACGCTGCCTGCGGGGTTGAAGGCTTCCAGCTTGGCCAGGATGACGGCGCCCAGGCCGTGCCTGCGGTCGTAATTGGCCAGTTCCAGCAGGGGGGTGCTGCCGATCAGTTCCGTAATGTTCCTGTAAATTTTCATGTCTTGTAAGAAAATGAGCGTTTTTGACGGCAAATCGTTAGAGAATGGCGCGGAAACCGTGCTCCAGGTCCTCAATAATGTCGTCTATGTGTTCCGTGCCTATCGAAAGCCGCACCGTGGAGGGCGTGATGCCTCCCGCCTTCAGTTCTTCCTCCGTCATCTGGGAATGGGTGGTGGAAGCCGGGTGGATCACCAGGGACTTGACGTCCGCCACGTTGGCGAGCAGGGAGAATAGTTCCAGGCTTTCGCAGAACTTGCGAGCCTTTTCCGCGCCACCTTTCACCTCGAAGGTGAAAATGGAGCCCCCACCGTTCGGGTAATATTTCCGGTAAAGACCGTGGTTGGGATGTTCCGGCAGGGAAGGGTGGTTCACCTTCTGCACCTGGGGATGGGCAGCCAGGTATTCCACCACGCGCAGGGCGTTCTGGACATGGCGCTCCACCCGGAGGGAAAGAGTTTCCAGCCCCTGGAGAAGCAGGAAGGAGTTGAACGGGCTGATCGTCGCGCCCGTGTCCCGCAGAAGGGTGGCGCGGATTTTGACGATGTAGGCCAGATTGCCGCACACCTCGGAAAACACGGCTCCGTGGTAGTTGGCGTTGGGCTTGGAAAGGCCGGGGAATTTGTCGTTCTGCGTCCAGTCGAACCTGCCTCCGTCCACAATCACGCCGCCCATCACCGTACCGTGGCCGCCGATGAATTTGGTGGCGGAGTGCACGACGATGTCCGCGCCGTGCTCCAGCGGACGGAACAGGAAAGGCGTAGCAAAGGTGCTGTCCACAATGAGGGGAATGCCGTGGGCATGGGCGATTTCCGCCAGGGCTTCCATGTCCGCAATATCGCAGTTCGGGTTGCCCAGGCTCTCCACGTACAGCGCCTTGGTGTTTTTTCGGATGGCCTTGGAGAAGTTGTTCACGTCCCCGGCGTCCACGAAGGTGGTTTCAATCCCGTTTTCCGCGAGCGTGTTGGCAAACAGGTTGTACGTGCCTCCGTACACGGTGGCCGCGGAAACGATGTGGTCCCCGGCGCGGGCGATGTTCTGGATGGCGTAGGTGATGGCGGCGGCTCCGGTGGCTACGGCCAGCGCGGCGGCTCCACCTTCCAGCGCGGCGATGCGTTTTTCAAAAACGTCCGCCGTGGGGTTCATCAGGCGGTTGTAAATATTGCCCGGCTCCGCCAGGGCAAAACGTCCGGCGGCCTGCGCGGAGTCCTTGAAGACGTAGGAAGTAGTTGCGTAAATCGGGACGGCGCGGGCGTCCGTAACCGGGTCGGGATTCTCCTGGCCCACGTGGAGCTGGCGTGTTTCAAATCGATATTTTTTGCTCATGTTTTTATATTCCTATCGGAAAACTAGGGAATAAGTAATGAAAGAAGGGATCCATGTCAAGTACCGGCTGAAAAAAGTGGGGCATGAGGACCAGAAAGGGGAAAAAGGTAGCCGGAACGTTCCGGCCGTACCGGGAGGATCAAATGCCGGCTCCATAGTCGCAGCCCGCTTCCTTCTGCTGGATGGCCAAATCTTCCAGAGTGACGTTTCTCAGATAGTCTTCGATAACTTCCTGCAATCCCTGCCAGAAAGGCAGGGTCGTGCACGTTGCCGCGCGGGGACACGGATTGCTCTCCGTGGTTACACAGGAGATGGGCAGCATGGAGCCTTCCGTCAATTTGAGAATATCTTCCGTAGTGTATTCACGGGGATGCCTGGTCAGGCGGTAGCCGCCGGATTTTCCCCGGGAGCTTTGCACAAAACCCGCTTTCAGCAGAATGGCGATGATTTGTTCCAGATAACGTACCGTGATATCCTGCCGGACGGAGACTTCCTTGAGGGATATGTATTGCTTGTCCTGATGCTGCGCAAGATCAATCATCATGCGCAATGCATAACGCCCTCTGGTGGAAATCTTCATCATGTTGGCCTGAATAAACGACATTTCGGAACAGCCGTCAATCGAGAATGAATACATATTAATAATTGAAAGAAACAATCAGGAGAGAAAGCGGAAATTCAGTTGGAAGGCAAATGCCTGTTTTTTCAGGTATTGCAAATAAAATATTCTTCCCACTCCATTGGAGGAAAGCGGTTTTTTTCTGCATCCCGGACTCGTTTTTTAAATATCCCGGAGCTGTTTATTGAAGACGGCAGCGGAAAATCAATGTTCCGGGCACGGAAAAATGAGACCTGTTTTTGTGGTGTGGTCCGTTTCTTTGCAAAATCCGGAATATTTAATACCGTGAAGAGGAATTTTTAATCCGTTAAAGCTTACGGGAGAAAAATCGCTTGCCATGGGAAAAAGGGACGGAGGAGAGAGTTTTTCCCCATGTTTTTTGTTTGTTTAAGAAGCCGTCGGCTCATGAAAAAGCCGCCTGACCCGGAGGAAAGGCGGCTTGGGAAAGCTATTAATGAGATTCCTGGGGCTTTAGAACGGAATCTCGTCGTCCATGTCTCCGAAGTCGTTGGACTGCTGCTGATTGGAGGGCATGGGGGGAGGATTGTAGTTCTGGGGGGCCTGGGATTGTCCGTAATTGCTGGAACGGGGAGCGGCCTGCTGGCGGGGGGCGGCGCCCATGTCGGAGGAATCGCCGCCGCGGGGGAAGAGCTGGATGTTTTCTCCGATCACGCGCAGCTTGGTGCGCTTCTGGCCGGATGCCTTGTCTTCCCAGGAATCCAGTTGAAGACGCCCTTCTACAAAGACGCCGCGCCCCTTGCTGAGATAGTTGCCGGCCACTTCCGCCTGGCGGTTCCAGAGGGTGACGTCCACGAAGGTGGTTTCTTCCTGGCGTTCGCTGTTGTCTCCGGCGTAATAGCGGTTGATGGCAAGGCGGATGTCCGTGACGGCCGTACCCTTGGGCGTGTAGCGCAGTTCGGGGTCGGCAGTGAGGTTGCCCATTAAAAATACTTTGTTGAGATTGGCCATGTAATGGAGGTGTTAAGTATGATAAGGAGACGCCTTCTGTGCGGTATAGGCGGGCGTATGAATAATCGCTGACAATTATGTCTTCGCGCGCAGGCTTGTGCAATACTAAATTGCGGAATCGTTTGCAAACATGTCTGCTTTCTCCATTGCATTCATCACCGAACCGTGGAATGGTTACCCCCATGAGTTTCAATCAACGGCGGCAAGGCAGGCTGTTCCGGGTTTCCTGGGGCGCGTGTCTTTTGCTGTCCGTTCTGGCCCATTTGTTTTTGCTGGCGGGCACTTATCTGGTGCCGGAGGAATGGCTGGCCTCCCCGCGGCCGGCGGAGGTGCGCCGCCAGGTGGTGGTGACCGCCCGCATGGTGAGGAAGGTGGAGCCGGAGAAGAAGGGCAACAGGCAGGCTCCGCAGGAACGGCTGCCTTCCATGGTGAAAACCAGTGAGGAACAGGAAAGTGCCACCAGACCGGAAACTCCCCGGTTCCAAGGCAACCGCAATACGCGCCGGGAAGGCGGCCGCAAGGACCCGGACAGCAGCAGGGACATGCCCGCCCAGGACGGCGAAGAGCGGGAAAACGGGGAAATCGTCCTGTTTGACCAGGAAAGGCAGGACGGCGACATGAGCCATGAGCGCGACGGGAATAAGGACGCAGATCCGGGGGCTTCCGCCAGCATGCCCTTCCAGCCACTGGAGCCGTCCTCCCCTCCGCCTGGGCATCCGGACGCACTGAATCCTTCCCCCAATGCCACCGGCTCCCCCTCCGCCGTCGGGGAAGAAGGCCTTGCCCGGCAGGACAGGACGCCTGCGCGGGAACATGTCATGCAGCTTCCCCACGCGGTCACGCTGCCCCGGCCCGGCAGGCCGGAAGAGCCGGACGCTCTGGAGGAACTGGCAAAAAGCATCGCCAGGGGCGCGGACCGACCTCCCCTCAATCTTCCGGACCTTCAGCTGCCCCCCAATGCGCGGCCTCCGCAGAAACAGCCCCTGTACGATCCCATGTTCAATGCGGAAAACCAGCCCGGTTTCAAGACGCATGAACGGAAGACCAAGCTGACGGGCAAATTCAGCTTTGGCCGCCGTCCCACTCTGGATGTGGAAGCTACCCCCCTGGGCAGGTACCAGATGATCGTTTACCGCGCCATCGGTGAACAGTGGTACCGCCAATGTGATCTGAACCGTGACCTGATCGTCGCGGGAACCGTCCGCATCCGCATTCTGATAGCCAAAAACGGGAACGTCACCTCCATGAGGCAAACCTCCCGCGTGGGGGCCAGCGAGGTGCAGAAATCCTTTACCTTCCTTGCCATCAAGCTCGCCAAGCTTCCCGCGATGCCGCCGGAAGTGAGGAACGAACTCGTGGGAGAGACGCTGGAAATGTACTTCGACTTCAATTTTTAAAACCAACCAACACAGCTATTCCATAACCACCATCCATTGACATACCATCATGAATTTCATCAAGGACTGCATTACATTCTTCCAGGCCGGCGGCATCTTCATGTACCCGCTTGCAGCCTGTTCCATCCTGCTCATTGCCGCCATCATTTACCGCATGTTCAACATGAGGCGGCGGGGAATCGCCCCGGACAGGCTGGTGCGCGCCGTGGAACAGTACATGCAGGGAGGCCTGGACCGTAGGGAACTTGAAGAACGGGCGCTCGCCTCCCGTTCCGTGCTGGGCAGGCTGGTCCTGGAGACCCTGAATTCCCGCATGGAGGATGAAGCGTCCATGAAGGAAATGATCCAGGTCAAGGCGCGGGAGGAATTCGTCACGCTTCAGGCGGGTCTGCCCCTGCTGGACATGATCGTGATGATTGCGCCGATGTTCGGCATTCTGGGTACGGCCAGCGGGCTGGTTGAGATATTCAGCGTCTTCGGAATGGATGAAAGCCACGGCCAGATTGCCCAGGGCATCGCCCAGGCGCTGAACACCACGATCGCCGGTCTGGCCATCGCCACGCCCGCCGTCATCGCCCATGTCTATTATTCCCGCAAGCTGGAGCGCATTTCCGCGTTCATGGAGGTGCTGCTCACGGAGCTGATTTCCTTCCGCTATCATTCCCAACGCTGATCCGGCCATGCAGTTTTACCGTAAAAAAGGAAGAACCATGGGGGTGCCCATCGTCCCCATGATCGACATCCTCACCATCCTGCTCATCTTCTTCATCGTCCATACCCAGTGGAAAAAGCCCCAGACCCTGTTGAAGATAGACGTGCCGGGAGCGGAATTCATTGAAGGCGCCCCCTCCACGGAACAGCGCGCCGTGCTGGCCGTGACGGAGGAATCCTCAATCTCCCTGAACGGGCGGCTGGTGGAAATCGGCGAACTGCCGGCCGCCCTGGAAAGGCTGAAAAGGGAAAATCCGGACATCAAGCTTCAGCTTGACGTGGACAAAAAGGCGGCCTTCGGCGTCATCGTAGGCATTTGGGACGCGCTGACGTCTGTGGGTATTGACGCCGGGGAAGTTCCTGCCAGAATAGAAATCAGCAAATCCCCCGCACCATAAATCCTCCAGAAAGAACACCCTCCCGCATGTTGTTGGAAATCGTACAGTATGGAAATCCGGTATTGAAAGAAAAATGCCGCCCCGTGGAACATCTTGACGCCAGTTTGAAAGACTTGGCGAACAACATGCTGGAAACGATGTACGCCGCCGAGGGGATCGGCCTTGCCGCCCCGCAGGTGAACGTGCCTGTGCAGCTCGTCGTGATCGACATCCCGGCGGAGGAGGAATCCGTCACCTGGCTGAAAGTGGACGGGGAGGACAAACAGCTGTCCGACATCATGCCGCTGAAGTTCATCAATCCGGTGCTGGAGCCCTATGGCCCCATGCATCCCTGCCATGAAGGCTGCCTGAGCGTGCTCAAGATACGCGCCTCCGTCGTGCGCCCGGACTTCGTCAGGGCTACCCTGACGCTTCTGGACGGCAAACGGGTGACGATAGACTGCAACGGCCTTCTGGCCCGCTGCCTTCAGCATGAATGCGACCATTTGAACGGCATCCTGTTCGTGGAACGCGTTTCTTCCGCCCAGAAAATCACTCTGCGCAATAAATTGAAGCGCCTGGCAATCGGGTATTGACGGTTTCCCGGACCGGGATCGGACCGTCTGCTTGGAAAAAGCCCCGGCGTCAGGTCAAATCACTCTTGAAATGCCGCGACACGGCGCGAGGCCAGCCAGCATTTGCATCCTGAGGTGTAAGGGCATGTGAAGGTCGGGACTGAGCTTCTTTCTGCACGTTCCTGAATCCTTTTCCATGATCCTTGTTTTACTCCGCATCAGCTCAGGGAGTTAATACCGGGGCGCACAGAAGGTCTTGATTCCTTTTTCGCCAAACAGAGTGATGATTTCCTCGTGGGAGCGGGACACTCCCATTATTCATCATACCCGGCATGGCTTCCCGCGGTGTGGGGAAGGGAGGGGATTTTCCTCCTTCCAGGTTTCCGGTCATGCCGGGTCTGCCGTTTGACCGTTGAGGCGCATGGAGAATATGAGGGGTGTCACATTTCATCTGTCCATGAGAAGCATTCCCTGCCGACCGTCTCCCTTTCCTTGGATTTTTCCCCCGCCAATGTTTTTCAGAAGAAAACGCCCGGGACGGTCATCAACAGGCGCCGCTGCCGGACGAAGGTGGAATTTCAGTCCTGTTCCTGTGGGGCTTCCAGAGAAATATGACCAATGCCTGGAGCAGGAGGGAGGCCATGTTAAAAATGAAGATTACAGGAAAGGAACCGGGAAGGAAGAGCGTCACAAGGATGTTGAACAGGCTTCCGCAGAACAGGAACCTGCCGCCAAGGCGTTGAACCCTTACCCATGCTTCATCACTGCTGAAGGCATAAGGGGTGCGTATTCCCAACCATTTGTTGGGCGTTATCTTGGGACAAACGTTGACCATGAGCAGGAGGAATATATTCATGCCTATGAAGATGACTTTGGCCGTGTCTTCCAGGCTGACCGTATTGGTCAGGCTTGTCTTTTGAATGGCCAGGCAAAGATAGGAAAACAGGACGACCAGGAAAAATTCCACGTATGTGGCCATCTTCGCACCAATCCGCCTGTTGTTTTCATTCCTGCTGAAATGAATGGGCAGAAGGATGATCAGGCGGAGAACCTTCCCGATGAGGAAACCCAGGATTCCCAGGCCAATGAATCCCAGGAGGGCGTCCACGCTGTCCTTGTCTGCAAAACGGGTGGGAATGCCGTACTCATTGAAATGCACGGCGACGCGGGCGGGCAGCCGTGACGATACGGCGGCATAGTAAGTCAGCGCGGGAAACAGGGCGATGGCAAGTTCGCTGAAAATCGGCCCGGTCCACCAGGACGGGGAAGATGGAGCAGGGTGCGGGGATGGCTGCATGGCGTTTAATGGTTGGGCTGGGTTCCGATGATTTTGTCCTGTTTGCCGGAGGATGTTTCGCGGGCCGCCTTGAAATTGCCTATCCAGACCAGTATTTCCTGGAGGACGCTCAGGTTGACATCGTAAAAAATGAATTTGCCGTCTCTGTGGTCGCGGACAAGATCGGCTTCTTTCAGAACGGACAGGTGGCGGGAGATGGCGGCTCCGGTGATGCTGAAATGTTCCGCAATTTCTCCGGCAGGCATGGCGCCGTTTTTAAGTATTTCCAGAATTTCACGGCGCGTGGGGTCAGCCAGGGCCCTGAGCGTATATTGCAGGGAAGCGGGGTTATTCATTTTACATTTAACTTTATTGTTAAATATTTTTAATACGGACTCCAAGTGGAGTCAATAAAAATGGAGAGAAGGCCGGACGCAGGCATTCATTCATGCCGTTCCCGCGTGCCGTGATAGCCGCTCTGGCAGGATTTATTCCTGAAAAAAGGAAATCGCATTTGCCGGACTGCCGTCCGTTGTCCGGATGCGGAAACCACCATGTTCCAGCGGGAAAATGGTTTAAAGCTGTTTTCCGGGAATATCGCAGGCCCTTGCCGGCCATGGGAAACATGGGCAGGCGCAGATGCGTGAAATTGTTAAAAAGAAACGAAACTATTTACTTTGGTCTTGTATCAGTCGTTTTGGCTGTCTCTCCCGTCAATTTATTACCGAATATCAGCGTTAGCAGCAATGCGATATTCCAACAAGATTATTCTACATAATTCCGAAAAGAAATAACGCCTTCCTCGCGGCCTGGAAATATTCCAGAGTCAGACGGCGGCAGCTTTCGGAGATTCCCGCTTGACGCGGATCTGGAGGTCCGCCAGAGCGTTCATGTAATAGATGTATGCGTCAAAGGCGGAGGCATACGGAGTAAAGGAGTTTTCCTTTTCCATATAATGGAAGTGGTCCGCGCTCTGAAGCTTCCGCCAGACGTGCGTGAGGTCCTCGTCATTGGCGGCTTTCACTGGCTTTTCCAGGCGGTAGATTTTGCGGATGGCTTCGTCCTGCATGACGTTCCCGTTCCAATGGGACATGGTGCCGAAGGTGGAGCAGGTCATCTCCTGCGTGCATTCGCAGACGGAGAGGGGCTTGATTTCCCGCACGACCTCGGACGGAGTCATGAAACGGTTGCCGGCGTCCAGGCAGGCAATGATCATGGTGCGCCAGAATTCAAACACGCCCGTGGCGTCCGACTGGCGTTCGCCGAGGGTTTCATAGTCCATGGAGAGCGTCGTGACGCTGCCCTGCTGGTGCGTGAGCCAGTCTGCGAACGTGGTCGGGGAAAGGGGGTATTCGGGCCATTCCGGATTGGTGCGCATGACGGCCAGGTCGTTGGACAGTTCCCGGTTGCGGAAGATGGTGGTGGTGGTGTACACCCACGGGGCCAGGAATACTTCATTGCTCTGGAACCCCTTGAGCATGGCCGGATTGCCGTCCGCCATGATGCCCTTGAAGCCGAGCGTTTCCGCCTGGGCCGCAATGGCGTTGGAGTACAGCATGCCGGTATTCATCAGCACGTCGGATTCCTGATGAAAGAGCTTTTTGATCAATACCCTGTGCTCCTCGATCTGTTCCGCGAATTCCTGAGGGGAATACACGGAGGCCAGGGAGTTGTAGTAGGGCATGGTCAGGAAGTCCACGCATCCGGTTTCTGCCAGTTCCTTGAAGGAGGCGATGAGGTCCGGCCTGTGGTACAGGGCCTGTTCCAGAATGACGCCGCTGAGCGCCAGGCCGAAGCGGAATTTTCCCTCCGTCATTTCGATAAGCTGCTTCATCAGCCGGTTGGCCGGGAAGTAACAGCGTTCCGCCACGGTGCTCAAGACGCGTGCATTCAGGTCGTCGTCCTCATAAAAGGCGTGTTCGCCTATCTTGAAGAAATCGTAATGAATCAGGCGGTTGGGCTGGTGCGCTACGAAGGTGAGGGATATATTGCTCATGGACGAAGGAGGACTGGATGGTTGATTGATGCGGATGGAATGTTTTTTGCCGGCTAGCGGTTCAGCACATGCTCATAAACCCTGATGACCTTGTCTGCTGCGGAATCCCAGGTGGAGGCCTTGATGTCCTCCGTGCTTTGTTCCACCACCTTGCGGTACAGCTCTTCGTCCGTGCAGAGGTTCACGATGTGTTCCGCCATCTTGTTGACGTCCCAGAAATCCGCCTTCAGCGCGCCTTTCATGACTTCTGCCACGCCGGACTGCTTGGAGATGACCGCGGGAATGTTGAACTGGGCCGCTTCCAGCGCGGAGAGGCCGAAGGGTTCCGATACGGAGGGCATGCAGTAAATATCCGTGATGGAGAGCAGGTCGTTCACCTTGTCCTTGTTCAGGAAGCCGGTGAAGTGGAATTTGTCCCCCACGCCCTTGAAGGCGCCGGATTCGATCAACTGGCGCAGCTTTTCCCCCGTGCCGGCCATGACGAAGCGCACGTCGTCCGTTTGCTCCAGCACCTTGGCGGCGATCTGAAGGAAGAAGCCCGGCCCCTTCTGGGCGGTGAGGCGTCCCAGGAAAAGCACGAGTTTTTCCGGGAATTTCTTCTTGCCCTTGAAGACCTGGACCGGGTCCGCCCCGTTGTGGATGGGAAAGATTTTATGCGGATCAATGGCATAATGGCCGCTGGCGACGGTGCCCGTGTACTTGCTGACCGGAATGACGGCGTCCGCCTGTTCCATGCCGAATTTTTCAATGTCGTAAATCCAGCCGCGGGCGTCCGCTCCGGCGCGGTCGAATTGGGAGGCATGGAGATGCACCACCAGGGGCTTGCCCGTGGCCTTCTTTACTTCCACGCCGGCCAGGTAGGTCATCCAGTCGTGGGCATGGATGACGTCGAATTCCTGCTGCATGGCGATTTTGGCCGCGATTTTGGAAAATTGAATGACCTTCAGCGCCAGGTCCCCGGCATAGAGGTCTTCCTTGTTTTTGAAAAGCTGGAGATCCGCCTCATGGGTTCTGGAGAAGGAGATGCGCCCTTCCTGGGTGAACTGGATCATGCCGGACTCCCCTTCCACCGTGGTGTAGGGGTCCAGTTCAATGGGAGCGTGCTCCACCATGGCGAAACTTTCATAGGAATACTTGCGGTCCACTTGCTCCACTTCCCGGTAGGAGACATTGTTGAGACCCGTGAGCTGAAATCCGTCAGTGTGGACGGAAGGATCGGCCTTGGGAACAATCACCCTTAAATCCACCTTTTTTGCCAGTGCCTTGGAAAGACCCAGGCAGGCGATACCCAGGCCTCCGTTGACCAGTGGTGGAAACTCCCACCCTAATGTAAGAACTTTGATATTACTCATTGGTTAATGTGGGTTGTCGGTGTCGGGAAGAATGCAGTGGTACGGCGTGTTATACACCACAACCATAAAATCAAATTTTTCATGTCCGGTCTAGAGTAATAATTAGTAATTTTGTTCTATTAATGAAAAGAAAAAGGGTGGTTTAGTTCAATCTTGCGTTCGTCATGGAATTGATTAGCATGGGCAGAGCGTTTCCTTATTTTCCTTTCTTTTGTTTCCATGTGCGCCGCCTTCCACAACACTGAAAAACGGAAACTGCCCCTTGTCCGCGGCTCTGTGATCAGGAGGGAGTATGGAAATGTCATTTCCAAAATAACTCTCAGCGTGTGGATTGCGGAAGAGGGCCTCGTAAGGGTGGCTTATTTTCCCGGAGCGGTGGCTGAGGATGAGCCGAGTTATGCCGTCAGTCCGGAATACGTGGCGCCTGGCGCGGAAATCCGGGAATATGACGAACCGGGAATTCATGTCATTGAAACGCGCCTGCTGCGGATTCGCATCCGGACGGAGGAGCAGAAAGTGGATTTTTATGATATTGTTACGGATGAGCCGTTGCTCACGGATGAAAGCGGATTCGGCCGGGAATCCAAGGACTGGACCGGGGATTGCCGCGTATGGATCAGGAAGCGCCTTCAGGAGACGGAGCACTTCTTCGGCCTTGGGGACAAGCCGTGCGCCCTGAACCTGAGGGGCAAGTATTTCTCCATGTGGGGAGCGGACCATTACGATTTTCACGAGGAGTCCGATCCCCTGTACAAGAGCATCCCCTTTTTTCTCAGCCTCAGGGAAGGGAGGGCGTACGGGCTGCTGTTCGACAATACATGCCGCTCCTACTTCGACTTCGGCGCGACTGATGAAACGGTTCTTTCCTTTGGCTCCTTCGGAGGGCTGATGAATTATTACTTCATCTACGACCGCCGTCCCCTGGATATTGTGGCCGCCTACACGCGCCTTACCGGCACGCCGGAACTCCCTCCGCTGTGGGCCCTGGGCTACCACCAGTCCAAATGGAGCTATTACCCGGACAAGGCCGTGTTCAACCTGGTGGAGCGTTTCCGGGACCTGGGCATTCCCTGCGATGCCGTGCATCTGGACCAGCACTACATGAGGAACAAAGAGGGGTTCACGTGGGATTTGCAGAATTTTCCGCATCCCGCAGGCATGGTCGGCACGCTGAAAGAGCAGGGAATCAAGACGGTGCTGATCGTGAACCCCGGCGTCAGGATCAACCCGGAACATCCGGTGTGGAGGGAGGGCATGGAACGCAACTACTTCTGCCGACGTTCGGAGGGCAACCTGCTGTCGGAGGAAGTCTGGCCGGGACTGTGCAACTTTCCGGACTTCACTTCCCCCGCCGTGCGAGACTGGTGGGCGGAACTGTACAGGAAGGACATTGAGGAAATCGGCGTCCGCGGTCTGTGGAACGACATGAACGAGCCGGTCATTTTCCCGGACCGCACGTTCCCGATGGATACCCGGCACGAATATGACGGAATGCCCTGCTCCCATGAAAAAGCCCACAATATTTACGGACAGTGCATGGCGGAAGCCTCCCTGGAGGCGATGAAGCGCCATGCCCCCGGAAGAAGGCC
Protein-coding sequences here:
- a CDS encoding glycoside hydrolase family 57 protein, which translates into the protein MSNISLTFVAHQPNRLIHYDFFKIGEHAFYEDDDLNARVLSTVAERCYFPANRLMKQLIEMTEGKFRFGLALSGVILEQALYHRPDLIASFKELAETGCVDFLTMPYYNSLASVYSPQEFAEQIEEHRVLIKKLFHQESDVLMNTGMLYSNAIAAQAETLGFKGIMADGNPAMLKGFQSNEVFLAPWVYTTTTIFRNRELSNDLAVMRTNPEWPEYPLSPTTFADWLTHQQGSVTTLSMDYETLGERQSDATGVFEFWRTMIIACLDAGNRFMTPSEVVREIKPLSVCECTQEMTCSTFGTMSHWNGNVMQDEAIRKIYRLEKPVKAANDEDLTHVWRKLQSADHFHYMEKENSFTPYASAFDAYIYYMNALADLQIRVKRESPKAAAV
- a CDS encoding glycosyltransferase translates to MSNIKVLTLGWEFPPLVNGGLGIACLGLSKALAKKVDLRVIVPKADPSVHTDGFQLTGLNNVSYREVEQVDRKYSYESFAMVEHAPIELDPYTTVEGESGMIQFTQEGRISFSRTHEADLQLFKNKEDLYAGDLALKVIQFSKIAAKIAMQQEFDVIHAHDWMTYLAGVEVKKATGKPLVVHLHASQFDRAGADARGWIYDIEKFGMEQADAVIPVSKYTGTVASGHYAIDPHKIFPIHNGADPVQVFKGKKKFPEKLVLFLGRLTAQKGPGFFLQIAAKVLEQTDDVRFVMAGTGEKLRQLIESGAFKGVGDKFHFTGFLNKDKVNDLLSITDIYCMPSVSEPFGLSALEAAQFNIPAVISKQSGVAEVMKGALKADFWDVNKMAEHIVNLCTDEELYRKVVEQSTEDIKASTWDSAADKVIRVYEHVLNR
- a CDS encoding TIM-barrel domain-containing protein, translated to MCAAFHNTEKRKLPLVRGSVIRREYGNVISKITLSVWIAEEGLVRVAYFPGAVAEDEPSYAVSPEYVAPGAEIREYDEPGIHVIETRLLRIRIRTEEQKVDFYDIVTDEPLLTDESGFGRESKDWTGDCRVWIRKRLQETEHFFGLGDKPCALNLRGKYFSMWGADHYDFHEESDPLYKSIPFFLSLREGRAYGLLFDNTCRSYFDFGATDETVLSFGSFGGLMNYYFIYDRRPLDIVAAYTRLTGTPELPPLWALGYHQSKWSYYPDKAVFNLVERFRDLGIPCDAVHLDQHYMRNKEGFTWDLQNFPHPAGMVGTLKEQGIKTVLIVNPGVRINPEHPVWREGMERNYFCRRSEGNLLSEEVWPGLCNFPDFTSPAVRDWWAELYRKDIEEIGVRGLWNDMNEPVIFPDRTFPMDTRHEYDGMPCSHEKAHNIYGQCMAEASLEAMKRHAPGRRPFLLSRSGFAGLQRFSATWTGDNRSNWEHLKLANFQCQRLAASGISFAGSDAGGFLGHPTPELFCRWMQMAAFHGLFRNHSSGEFGGQEPWMFGLEAAGYVKAAIEGRYRLLPYIYTQFRRYAETGMPVLRSLALQCFENMDTYWRGAEFFFGDHLYVIPIHEPQEGGRFLYIPEGIWYSYHDDSLMKETGRDVWVKCPLDFLPVYVRGGAVVPRWPVQQYVGEIPRPPLSLDVWWAPSGEVESRLYEDAGDGYGYRHGECAEHEFLFRGGPSSLELSWTCQGDPCAFHEAVEVVLHGLSDAVSVAAAMDGIPCGSVRRDGRVWRIPVEGKFDRLSVTWDRENPFSA